One stretch of Streptomyces zhihengii DNA includes these proteins:
- the arfA gene encoding arabinosylfuranosidase ArfA — MSEATALPAARFTLDRAFTVGRVDPRLFGSFVEHLGRCVYTGIHEPDHPAADEDGLRTDVLELVRELGVTAIRYPGGNFVSAYRWEDSVGPVDERPRRLDPAWRSTETNRFGLSEFIAFVAKAGPQAEPMMAVNLGTRGVAEAVELLEYANHPSGTALSDLRAAHGDAEPYGIRLWCLGNEMDGPWQTGHKTAREYGRLAAETARAMRQIDPGLQLVACGSSHQSMPTFAAWEATVLEETYDLVDHVSLHAYYEEHDGDRDSFLASAVDMESFIENVVATCDHVGARLKSKKRIQLSFDEWNVWYMSRFQAESAAAPLDWPEAPRLLEDSYSVTDAVVVGSLLIALLRHADRVTVACLAQLVNVIAPIMTEPGGPAWRQTTFFPFAQASRHGRGEVLDVRVESPVHETARYGEVPLLHATAVRDPETGGVTVFAVNRDLRRPLPLRVTLNGLGLDTVVEHSVLADEDPDARNTLADPDRVAPRKGEGAVLAAGILDVTLEPLSWNVIRLAPGA, encoded by the coding sequence ATGTCCGAGGCCACCGCCCTCCCCGCCGCCCGGTTCACACTCGACCGCGCCTTCACCGTCGGCAGGGTCGACCCCCGGCTCTTCGGCTCCTTCGTCGAGCACCTGGGCCGCTGCGTCTACACCGGCATCCACGAGCCGGACCACCCCGCGGCCGACGAGGACGGACTGCGCACCGACGTCCTCGAACTCGTCCGCGAACTCGGCGTGACCGCGATCCGCTATCCCGGCGGCAACTTCGTCTCCGCCTACCGCTGGGAGGACTCGGTCGGCCCCGTCGACGAGCGCCCCCGGCGCCTGGACCCGGCCTGGCGCTCCACCGAGACGAACCGCTTCGGGCTGAGCGAGTTCATCGCCTTCGTCGCCAAGGCGGGCCCGCAGGCCGAGCCCATGATGGCGGTGAACCTCGGCACCCGGGGGGTCGCCGAGGCCGTCGAGCTCCTGGAGTACGCCAACCACCCCTCCGGGACCGCGCTGTCGGACCTGCGGGCGGCGCACGGGGACGCCGAGCCGTACGGCATCCGCCTGTGGTGCCTGGGCAACGAGATGGACGGCCCCTGGCAGACCGGCCACAAGACGGCCCGGGAGTACGGCCGGCTGGCCGCCGAGACCGCCCGCGCCATGCGCCAGATCGACCCCGGCCTGCAACTCGTCGCCTGCGGCAGCTCCCACCAGTCCATGCCCACCTTCGCCGCCTGGGAGGCGACGGTGCTGGAGGAGACGTACGACCTCGTCGACCATGTCTCCCTGCACGCCTACTACGAGGAGCACGACGGCGACCGGGACTCCTTCCTCGCCTCGGCCGTCGACATGGAGTCCTTCATCGAGAACGTCGTCGCGACCTGCGACCACGTGGGCGCCCGGCTGAAGTCGAAGAAGCGGATCCAGCTCTCCTTCGACGAGTGGAACGTCTGGTACATGAGCCGCTTCCAGGCCGAGTCCGCGGCCGCGCCGCTCGACTGGCCCGAGGCGCCCCGGCTCCTGGAGGACAGCTACAGCGTCACCGACGCGGTGGTCGTCGGCTCGCTGCTGATCGCGCTGCTGCGCCACGCCGACCGGGTGACCGTCGCCTGCCTCGCCCAGCTGGTCAACGTCATCGCGCCGATCATGACCGAGCCCGGCGGCCCCGCGTGGCGGCAGACGACGTTCTTCCCGTTCGCCCAGGCGTCCCGCCACGGCCGGGGCGAGGTCCTCGACGTGCGCGTGGAGTCGCCCGTCCACGAGACCGCCCGCTACGGCGAGGTGCCGCTGCTGCACGCCACCGCCGTCCGGGACCCGGAGACCGGCGGCGTCACGGTCTTCGCCGTCAACCGCGACCTGCGCCGGCCGCTGCCGCTGCGCGTCACGCTGAACGGACTGGGCCTCGACACCGTCGTCGAGCACAGCGTGCTGGCCGACGAGGACCCGGACGCCCGCAACACCCTCGCCGACCCCGACCGCGTCGCACCCCGCAAGGGCGAGGGGGCCGTGCTGGCGGCGGGCATCCTGGACGTCACCCTCGAACCCCTGTCGTGGAACGTGATCCGCCTGGCCCCCGGCGCCTGA
- a CDS encoding NAD-dependent epimerase/dehydratase family protein encodes MSGGATHEAGGLRVVVVGATGNAGTSVVQALAAHPRVGSVLGIARRTPGWRPEGVRWAAVDIEPGGEDLAPHFAGADAVVHLAWKFRPTHDPATTWRTNVLGSVRVFDAVAAAGVPALVHASSVGAYSPGPKNRRVDESWPTHGWPQAAYCREKAYLERLLDAYEQAHRDVRVVRMRPGFLFKREAAAEQLRIFGNRLLPPQLVRRGLLPAVPDLPGLAFQALHTDDAADAYREAVLRPVRGAFNLAADPPLNAAELGRLLHARPLRLPSPPVRAALSAAWRLRMVGASPDLFDAVLRLPLLDSSRARAELDWQPRWTAVEAMRQFFDGLRERAGMDTAPLAV; translated from the coding sequence ATGAGCGGCGGTGCAACCCACGAAGCCGGCGGCCTGCGGGTGGTGGTCGTCGGCGCGACAGGCAACGCCGGCACGAGCGTGGTGCAGGCCCTCGCCGCGCATCCCCGGGTCGGCTCGGTGCTCGGCATCGCCCGCCGGACACCCGGCTGGCGCCCCGAGGGGGTGCGCTGGGCGGCGGTGGACATCGAGCCCGGCGGCGAGGACCTCGCACCGCACTTCGCGGGCGCGGACGCCGTCGTCCACCTGGCCTGGAAGTTCCGGCCCACCCACGACCCGGCGACCACCTGGCGCACCAACGTGCTGGGCAGCGTCCGGGTCTTCGACGCGGTCGCCGCGGCGGGCGTGCCCGCGCTGGTCCACGCCTCCTCCGTCGGCGCCTACTCGCCCGGACCCAAGAACCGCAGGGTGGACGAGAGCTGGCCGACGCACGGCTGGCCGCAGGCGGCCTACTGCCGGGAGAAGGCGTATCTCGAACGTCTGCTGGACGCCTACGAGCAGGCGCACCGGGACGTGCGGGTGGTCCGGATGCGGCCCGGCTTCCTCTTCAAGCGCGAGGCCGCCGCCGAGCAGCTCCGGATCTTCGGCAACCGGCTGCTGCCGCCCCAGCTCGTGCGGCGCGGACTGCTGCCCGCCGTCCCCGATCTGCCCGGGCTCGCCTTCCAGGCCCTGCACACCGACGACGCGGCGGACGCCTACCGCGAGGCCGTGCTGCGACCGGTGCGCGGCGCGTTCAACCTGGCCGCCGACCCGCCGCTGAACGCGGCCGAGCTGGGGCGTCTGCTGCACGCCAGGCCGCTGCGGCTGCCGTCGCCGCCGGTGCGTGCCGCGCTGTCCGCCGCATGGCGGCTGCGGATGGTGGGCGCCTCGCCCGACCTCTTCGACGCCGTGCTGCGCCTGCCCCTGCTGGACAGCTCACGGGCGCGCGCGGAGCTCGACTGGCAGCCGCGCTGGACGGCCGTGGAGGCGATGCGGCAGTTCTTCGACGGGCTGCGCGAGCGCGCCGGCATGGACACCGCACCCCTGGCCGTCTGA
- a CDS encoding zinc-dependent alcohol dehydrogenase, with translation MSTGARGVVLERPGSFRLAEHAPRPPGPGEAQVRVAAVGVCGSDREVYQGSRPAGYVRYPVTPGHEWSGTVTAVGEGVPSSLVGRKTVGEGFRNCQVCERCHAGETTLCDAGYEETGFTLPGAMAPTLTLPARLLHPLPDDADLTAAALLEPAACAAAAALRAAVRPGQRVAVVGTGALGMLAAQLLAASSPGDLLMVGLSPDAAPLAGAFGATRYRTADEPAADNGTFDVVVEAAGAPTTARTCAALLRRGGRLVLTGIPAPGAYGLDPTDLVVRQLEVRTVFGATPEAWAHAVRAFACGLLTPLPLVTHELPLDGFEQAMALVGSGDPGVGKVLLRP, from the coding sequence ATGAGCACGGGCGCACGGGGCGTGGTGCTGGAGCGCCCCGGGTCCTTCCGGCTGGCGGAGCACGCACCGCGTCCGCCCGGCCCGGGCGAGGCCCAGGTCAGGGTGGCGGCCGTCGGGGTCTGCGGCAGCGACCGCGAGGTGTACCAGGGCAGCCGGCCCGCGGGCTACGTCCGGTACCCCGTCACGCCCGGCCACGAGTGGTCGGGCACGGTCACCGCGGTCGGCGAGGGCGTGCCGTCCTCGCTCGTCGGCCGCAAGACGGTCGGCGAGGGGTTCCGCAACTGCCAGGTGTGCGAGCGCTGCCACGCGGGCGAGACCACGCTGTGCGACGCCGGGTACGAGGAGACGGGATTCACCCTGCCCGGCGCGATGGCGCCGACGCTCACCCTGCCCGCCCGGCTGCTCCACCCGCTCCCCGACGACGCGGACCTGACGGCGGCCGCGCTGCTGGAGCCCGCCGCCTGCGCGGCGGCCGCCGCCCTGCGGGCCGCGGTGCGGCCGGGGCAGCGGGTGGCCGTCGTCGGCACCGGCGCCCTCGGGATGCTGGCGGCGCAACTGCTCGCGGCCTCCTCCCCGGGGGACCTGCTGATGGTGGGCCTGAGCCCGGACGCGGCCCCGCTCGCCGGCGCCTTCGGCGCCACCCGCTACCGCACGGCGGACGAACCGGCCGCCGACAACGGCACCTTCGACGTGGTGGTCGAGGCGGCGGGCGCGCCGACCACGGCGCGCACCTGTGCCGCGCTGCTGCGGCGCGGCGGCCGGCTGGTGCTCACGGGGATCCCGGCGCCCGGCGCGTACGGGCTCGACCCGACGGATCTCGTGGTGCGCCAACTGGAGGTGCGGACGGTCTTCGGCGCGACGCCCGAGGCGTGGGCGCACGCCGTGCGCGCGTTCGCCTGCGGGCTGCTGACACCGCTGCCGCTGGTCACCCATGAGCTGCCGCTCGACGGCTTCGAGCAGGCGATGGCGCTGGTGGGGTCCGGCGACCCGGGCGTCGGCAAGGTCCTGCTGCGCCCCTGA
- a CDS encoding zinc-dependent alcohol dehydrogenase — MKALTWHGKRDVRVDTVPDPVIEDPADVIVKITTTGLCGSDLHLYELLGAYLDPGDILGHEPMGVVEETGPEVTSLAPGDRVVVPFNVSCGTCRMCGAGLHSQCETTQVTAYGKGASLFGYTKMYGQVPGGQAEYLRVPFGDHLPVKVPHGPPDDRFVYLSDVLPTAWQAVEYAAVPPGGSVAVLGLGPIGDMCARIALHRGAGQVFGVDLVPERLERAKARGVRVFDLESYGDKLADAIRDVTDGRGPDAVIDAVGMEAHGSPSAKGAQQLTTLLPDALATRMMERAGVDPLPALRLAIDLVRRGGTVSLSGVYGGMADPLPLLKMFDKQIQLRMGQANVRRWIDDLLPLVGDGDPLGVEDFATHRLPLSEAPGAYEMFQKKRDGAVKVLFQP, encoded by the coding sequence ATGAAAGCTCTGACCTGGCACGGAAAGCGCGATGTGCGCGTGGACACCGTCCCCGACCCCGTCATCGAGGACCCGGCCGATGTGATCGTGAAGATCACCACCACGGGACTGTGCGGCTCGGACCTGCATCTGTACGAACTGCTCGGCGCCTACCTCGATCCGGGCGACATCCTCGGGCACGAGCCCATGGGCGTCGTCGAGGAGACCGGCCCCGAAGTCACCTCGCTGGCCCCGGGCGACCGGGTGGTGGTGCCGTTCAACGTGTCCTGCGGGACCTGCCGCATGTGCGGTGCGGGGCTGCACTCGCAGTGCGAGACGACGCAGGTGACGGCCTACGGCAAGGGCGCGTCGCTGTTCGGCTACACGAAGATGTACGGCCAGGTGCCGGGCGGGCAGGCGGAGTACCTCCGGGTGCCGTTCGGCGACCACCTTCCCGTGAAGGTGCCCCACGGCCCGCCGGACGACCGGTTCGTCTACCTCTCCGACGTGCTGCCCACGGCCTGGCAGGCCGTGGAGTACGCCGCGGTGCCGCCGGGCGGCAGCGTGGCCGTGCTGGGGCTGGGCCCGATCGGCGACATGTGCGCCCGGATCGCCCTGCACCGGGGCGCCGGCCAGGTCTTCGGCGTCGATCTGGTGCCGGAGCGGCTGGAGCGCGCCAAGGCGCGCGGGGTGCGGGTCTTCGACCTGGAGAGCTACGGCGACAAGCTGGCCGACGCCATCCGCGACGTCACGGACGGGCGCGGGCCGGACGCCGTCATCGACGCGGTCGGCATGGAGGCGCACGGCAGCCCGTCGGCGAAGGGCGCCCAGCAGCTCACGACCCTGCTGCCCGACGCGCTGGCCACCAGGATGATGGAGCGGGCCGGTGTCGACCCGCTGCCCGCCCTCCGTCTCGCCATCGACCTCGTCCGCCGGGGCGGGACCGTCTCGCTCTCCGGCGTGTACGGCGGCATGGCCGACCCGCTGCCGCTGCTCAAGATGTTCGACAAGCAGATCCAGCTGCGGATGGGGCAGGCGAACGTGCGGCGCTGGATCGACGACCTGCTGCCCCTCGTCGGCGACGGCGACCCCCTGGGGGTCGAGGACTTCGCCACCCACCGGCTGCCCCTCAGCGAGGCGCCGGGGGCCTACGAGATGTTCCAGAAGAAGCGGGACGGCGCCGTGAAGGTGCTGTTCCAGCCCTGA
- a CDS encoding HemK2/MTQ2 family protein methyltransferase: protein MTDTSSRTARPPGGRPAHGPEAHASSAPGPEVHSPPAYGPEVYAPQADTQLLAEALHASPPPPGSDVLDLCTGSGALALIAAAYGARVTAVDLSDQAVAAARHNSARARLPVRVMRGDLFEPVARCRFDLILCNPPYVPARSAKLPSGGRSVAWDAGPEGRAVLDRVCEGAPRLLKPGGALLLVHSALSGTVPTLTQLRRRGLVTEVVRRREVPFGPVLRSRAAWLESRGLIGPGETMEGLVIIRAERPR, encoded by the coding sequence ATGACGGACACCTCGTCGCGGACCGCGCGTCCGCCGGGCGGCCGGCCCGCGCACGGCCCCGAGGCCCACGCCTCGTCCGCCCCCGGCCCGGAGGTCCACTCCCCGCCGGCGTACGGCCCGGAGGTCTACGCCCCGCAGGCCGACACCCAGCTGCTCGCCGAGGCGCTGCACGCCTCGCCGCCCCCACCGGGGTCGGACGTGCTCGACCTGTGCACCGGCAGCGGCGCGCTGGCGCTGATCGCCGCCGCCTACGGCGCACGGGTGACCGCGGTCGACCTGTCCGACCAGGCCGTGGCGGCCGCACGGCACAACTCCGCCCGCGCCCGGCTGCCCGTCCGGGTGATGCGCGGGGACCTCTTCGAACCGGTCGCCCGCTGCCGCTTCGACCTGATCCTGTGCAACCCGCCCTATGTGCCCGCCCGGTCGGCGAAACTCCCGTCCGGCGGGCGGAGCGTCGCCTGGGACGCGGGCCCCGAGGGCCGGGCCGTCCTCGACCGGGTCTGCGAGGGGGCGCCGCGCCTGCTGAAGCCCGGCGGCGCGCTGCTGCTGGTGCACTCCGCCCTGTCCGGCACCGTGCCGACCCTCACCCAGCTGCGGCGGCGGGGCCTCGTGACCGAGGTCGTCCGCCGCCGGGAGGTGCCGTTCGGCCCCGTGCTGCGCTCCCGGGCGGCCTGGCTGGAGAGCCGGGGCCTGATCGGCCCCGGCGAGACCATGGAGGGACTGGTGATCATCCGTGCCGAACGCCCCCGCTGA
- a CDS encoding DUF6381 family protein, with protein sequence MSAADEFQARAQQVRRKAQEMEQAAERSSDPQERRRLQDKARQLREQTEQHESRRRTEDLDPMM encoded by the coding sequence ATGAGCGCTGCAGACGAGTTCCAGGCCCGTGCCCAGCAGGTCCGCCGCAAGGCCCAGGAGATGGAGCAGGCGGCGGAGCGCAGCTCCGACCCGCAGGAGCGCCGGCGCCTCCAGGACAAGGCCCGCCAGCTCCGCGAGCAGACGGAGCAGCACGAGTCGCGTCGTCGGACCGAGGACCTCGACCCGATGATGTAA
- a CDS encoding CDGSH iron-sulfur domain-containing protein has protein sequence MVLTGDGPLLVEGPVELTLDDGTVVTSDRFTVAICTCRRSRTYPWCDTSHRRRSRS, from the coding sequence ATGGTGCTGACCGGTGACGGCCCCCTGCTCGTGGAGGGCCCCGTGGAACTCACCCTCGACGACGGCACGGTCGTCACGTCCGACCGGTTCACGGTGGCCATCTGCACCTGCCGCCGCAGCCGCACCTATCCGTGGTGCGACACCAGCCACCGCCGCAGGAGCCGCTCATGA
- a CDS encoding mandelate racemase/muconate lactonizing enzyme family protein, with the protein MRITGISTHVIGTPWRNLTYVQVHTDEGLTGVGETRMLGRTDALVGYLREAEANHVAGSDPFAIEDLVRRMKYGDYGRAGEIVMSGIACVEMACWDIKGKALGVPVWQLLGGKVTDRVKAYANGWYTTERTPEAYHRAALGVMERGYRALKIDPFGTGHYELSHQDTLYAVSLIEAVRDAIGPDAELMLEMHGRFSPSTAVRLARELAPYRPAWLEEPVPPENLKALAKVAGKVDLPVATGERIHDRIEFRELFESGAADIIQPDVGHIGGILETRKLAATAETHYTLVAPHNVGGSVLTAASLQVGFSTPNFKILEHFNDFADAEIKKVVKGAPEVVDGHFELSHEPGLGVEFDAEAAAEFPQQQARFDLWAEGWEKRDPTAGRS; encoded by the coding sequence GTGCGCATCACGGGCATCAGCACGCATGTGATCGGAACGCCGTGGCGGAATCTGACCTATGTCCAGGTGCACACGGACGAGGGGCTCACGGGGGTCGGGGAGACCCGGATGCTGGGGCGCACCGACGCGCTGGTCGGGTATCTGCGGGAGGCGGAGGCCAACCACGTCGCCGGATCGGATCCGTTCGCGATCGAGGACCTGGTGCGCCGGATGAAGTACGGCGACTACGGGCGGGCGGGCGAGATCGTCATGTCGGGGATCGCCTGTGTGGAGATGGCCTGCTGGGACATCAAGGGCAAGGCGCTCGGCGTGCCCGTGTGGCAGCTCCTCGGCGGCAAGGTCACCGACCGGGTCAAGGCGTACGCCAACGGCTGGTACACCACCGAGCGCACCCCCGAGGCCTACCACCGGGCCGCCCTCGGGGTGATGGAGCGCGGCTACCGGGCCCTGAAGATCGACCCGTTCGGCACCGGGCACTACGAACTCTCCCACCAGGACACGCTGTACGCGGTCTCGCTGATCGAGGCGGTGCGCGACGCGATCGGGCCGGACGCCGAACTGATGCTGGAGATGCACGGCCGCTTCTCCCCCTCCACGGCGGTGCGCCTCGCCCGTGAGCTCGCGCCCTACCGCCCGGCCTGGCTGGAGGAGCCGGTGCCGCCGGAGAACCTCAAGGCGCTGGCGAAGGTCGCCGGCAAGGTGGACCTGCCCGTCGCCACCGGTGAACGCATCCACGACCGCATCGAGTTCCGCGAGCTGTTCGAGTCGGGGGCCGCCGACATCATCCAGCCCGACGTCGGCCACATCGGCGGCATCCTGGAGACCCGCAAGCTCGCCGCCACCGCCGAGACCCACTACACGCTCGTCGCCCCGCACAACGTCGGCGGCTCCGTGCTCACCGCCGCCTCCCTCCAGGTCGGCTTCTCCACCCCCAACTTCAAGATCCTGGAGCACTTCAACGACTTCGCCGACGCGGAGATCAAGAAGGTGGTCAAGGGCGCCCCGGAGGTGGTCGACGGCCACTTCGAGCTGTCCCACGAGCCCGGCCTCGGCGTCGAGTTCGACGCGGAGGCGGCGGCCGAGTTCCCGCAGCAGCAGGCCCGGTTCGACCTCTGGGCCGAGGGCTGGGAGAAGCGCGACCCCACGGCCGGCCGGTCATGA
- a CDS encoding gas vesicle protein K — protein MTADRPGGRPPPRFDEVAEAAARAFRLLPAMERDLPAPGDRARTPSRRIAADPDTVERDLVRLVLTLVELLRQLMERQALHRVDQGDLTEEQEERLGSTLMILHDRMSSLCEEYGLTLGDLNLDLGPLGPLLPPEDPPR, from the coding sequence ATGACGGCTGACCGGCCCGGGGGCCGTCCCCCGCCGCGCTTCGACGAGGTCGCGGAGGCCGCCGCGCGCGCGTTCCGGCTGCTGCCCGCCATGGAGCGTGACCTGCCGGCGCCGGGTGACCGGGCCCGTACGCCGTCCCGCAGGATCGCGGCCGACCCGGACACCGTGGAGCGCGACCTGGTGCGGCTGGTGCTGACCCTGGTGGAGCTGCTGCGCCAGCTCATGGAACGCCAGGCCCTGCACCGGGTGGACCAGGGCGACCTCACCGAGGAGCAGGAGGAGCGCCTCGGGTCGACGCTGATGATCCTGCACGACCGGATGAGCTCCCTGTGCGAGGAGTACGGGCTGACCCTGGGCGACCTCAACCTGGACCTCGGCCCGCTCGGCCCGCTGCTGCCTCCCGAGGACCCGCCGCGCTGA
- a CDS encoding gas vesicle protein: MTGTDRSPGGAVAPSSEPLPERQVALIDLLDRLLTGGVVITGDVVLSIADIDLVRVSLRALIVSIGPDTPSPWPAARPPGGGDDG; the protein is encoded by the coding sequence GTGACCGGCACCGACCGCTCCCCCGGCGGGGCGGTCGCCCCCTCCTCCGAGCCGTTGCCGGAGCGGCAGGTGGCGCTGATCGATCTGCTCGACCGGCTGCTCACCGGCGGGGTCGTGATCACCGGGGACGTGGTCCTGTCGATCGCCGACATCGATCTGGTGCGGGTGTCGCTGCGGGCCCTGATCGTCTCCATCGGGCCCGACACCCCCTCGCCGTGGCCCGCCGCCCGTCCGCCGGGAGGCGGCGATGACGGCTGA
- a CDS encoding iron-containing redox enzyme family protein — protein sequence MTSVLGTTAPKTLSAPLPGGRGEISAGLLDALRAPAGRAVPGPALAAHADPLGDDLQLALYLCYELHYRGFTGVDASWEWDPELLRLRAALERRFLDALREGTAGHPDLEAVLDAILVEPVAGTGVSYHLRDRGTLAQMREYAAHRSLYHLKEADPHAWVIPRLRGRAKAAFVAVEYDEFGGGHAERVHAELFAALMRDLGLDPSYGRYADAASAEMLVTVNLMSLFGLHRSLRGALVGHFAAVETTSSPGSRRLAAAMRRLEAGPAAEHFYAEHVTADAVHEQVVRRDVIGGLLADEPSLARDIAFGVAATGWVEDRFGVQLMSAWETGRSSLRVRLDPPVAGG from the coding sequence ATGACCAGCGTTCTGGGAACGACGGCGCCGAAGACGCTGAGCGCGCCCCTGCCCGGCGGACGCGGCGAGATCTCGGCCGGTCTGCTCGACGCCCTGCGCGCCCCGGCGGGCCGGGCCGTGCCCGGGCCGGCCCTCGCCGCGCACGCCGACCCGCTCGGCGACGACCTGCAACTCGCCCTGTACCTCTGCTACGAGCTCCACTACCGGGGCTTCACCGGTGTCGACGCGTCCTGGGAGTGGGACCCGGAGCTGCTGCGGCTGCGGGCCGCGCTGGAGCGCCGCTTCCTCGACGCCCTGCGCGAGGGAACGGCCGGGCACCCGGACCTGGAGGCGGTGCTGGACGCCATCCTCGTCGAGCCCGTCGCGGGCACCGGCGTCTCGTACCACCTGCGCGACCGGGGCACGCTCGCGCAGATGCGCGAGTACGCGGCGCACCGGTCGCTGTACCACCTCAAGGAGGCCGACCCGCACGCCTGGGTGATCCCCCGGCTACGCGGCAGGGCGAAGGCCGCGTTCGTCGCGGTCGAGTACGACGAGTTCGGCGGCGGGCACGCCGAACGGGTGCACGCGGAACTGTTCGCCGCGCTGATGCGCGACCTCGGGCTGGACCCCTCCTACGGGCGCTACGCGGACGCCGCGTCGGCCGAGATGCTGGTCACCGTCAATCTGATGTCGCTCTTCGGCCTGCACCGCTCGCTGCGCGGCGCCCTCGTCGGCCACTTCGCCGCCGTGGAGACGACTTCCTCCCCCGGCTCCCGGCGCCTGGCCGCGGCGATGCGCCGCCTGGAGGCGGGCCCGGCCGCCGAGCACTTCTACGCCGAGCACGTCACCGCCGACGCCGTGCACGAACAGGTGGTGCGCCGGGACGTGATCGGCGGCCTGCTGGCGGACGAGCCCTCGCTGGCCCGGGACATCGCCTTCGGCGTGGCGGCCACCGGCTGGGTGGAGGACCGCTTCGGCGTCCAGCTCATGTCCGCCTGGGAGACGGGCCGCAGCAGTCTGCGGGTCCGGCTGGACCCCCCGGTCGCCGGGGGCTGA
- a CDS encoding LLM class F420-dependent oxidoreductase, with product MVQIGYTMMTEQAGPRELVNHVVHAEDVGFDFSVTSDHAFPWLRSQGHSPYAWSVLGAAAQATTEIPLMTYVTCPTMRYHPAVVAQKAATLQLLSEGRFRLGLGSGENLNEHIVGDWPPADIRIDMLREAVEIIRELFRGEHVSRRGGHFTVESARLWDVPDVAPPIGIAASGGRSCRLAGELADVLVATEPKSSLVEAFDRAGGSGKPRVGQLPICYDTDRDRAVQRAHDQFRWFSGGWKVNSELPHPDSFDAATRYVRPEDVAESIPCGDDPEAVVEAVRQFTDAGFTEVALVQIGGDTQHDFLEWAGAKLLPELRAL from the coding sequence ATGGTGCAAATCGGATACACGATGATGACCGAGCAGGCCGGCCCCCGGGAGCTGGTGAACCACGTGGTCCACGCCGAGGACGTCGGATTCGACTTCTCGGTCACCTCCGACCACGCCTTCCCCTGGCTGCGGTCGCAGGGCCACTCGCCGTACGCCTGGAGCGTGCTCGGCGCCGCCGCGCAGGCGACCACCGAGATCCCGCTCATGACCTATGTGACCTGCCCGACGATGCGGTACCACCCCGCGGTCGTCGCGCAGAAGGCGGCCACCCTGCAACTGCTCTCCGAAGGGCGCTTCCGGCTGGGCCTCGGCTCCGGCGAGAACCTCAACGAGCACATCGTCGGGGACTGGCCGCCGGCCGACATCCGGATCGACATGCTGCGCGAGGCGGTCGAGATCATCCGGGAGCTGTTCCGCGGCGAGCACGTCAGCAGGCGCGGCGGCCACTTCACCGTCGAGTCGGCCCGGCTGTGGGACGTGCCCGACGTGGCCCCGCCCATCGGCATCGCCGCCTCCGGCGGACGCTCCTGCCGCCTGGCGGGCGAACTCGCCGACGTACTCGTCGCGACGGAGCCGAAGTCCTCCCTGGTCGAGGCATTCGACCGCGCGGGCGGCAGCGGCAAGCCGCGCGTCGGACAGCTGCCCATCTGCTACGACACCGACCGCGACCGCGCGGTGCAGCGGGCGCACGACCAGTTCCGCTGGTTCAGCGGCGGCTGGAAGGTCAACTCCGAGCTGCCGCACCCCGACTCCTTCGACGCCGCGACGCGGTACGTGCGCCCCGAGGACGTCGCGGAGTCGATCCCGTGCGGCGACGACCCGGAGGCCGTCGTGGAGGCCGTACGGCAGTTCACGGACGCCGGGTTCACCGAGGTCGCGCTCGTCCAGATCGGCGGCGACACCCAGCACGACTTCCTGGAGTGGGCGGGCGCCAAGCTCCTGCCGGAACTGCGCGCGCTGTGA